The Magnolia sinica isolate HGM2019 chromosome 11, MsV1, whole genome shotgun sequence DNA window ATTATATGAACGAAATGCATAGCTTGATGAGGGTCATCACTCCATACACAGAGGGCCCATGGTTCAACAATCCAGACCACTAATCCAATGTGCCGCAGCAAGTATGGAGGGTGCCCCTAAAGTATCAAAGATTGGAGAATCCCCACCATTTGATCAGTGAAATTTAAGTAAAAAACGGCACCATGATGTGGAAAGTAGGCCAAACATTAAAGGGTTGGGTTCTTCTCTTGGAACTGCTCAGGACATCCTCCATCAACAGCGGGGCCCAGCTGAATGGAATCCAGGATCTGTAAACCATATATTTTTTCAAGGTTCAAGACCTTATGATTCTTCTTGCTTTATGCCCAAATGTGGGAAGTTTAATGAAACGGTTATCTCTGTATTTGGATGCCCGATTTAACTGAATTGCAATCCATTCAATCTATCATATACAGGAAATAGCCATAGTGCAGTGGCGGCGCCATTTTCATGCATTACGGAAACCAAACCCCTAATTGCAATTCTATGTATTTCTAGTTGGACTTGGAATAATAGCATATCCAATTTTGGGTATAGGCCCTCACTATGATCAGAGTGGGGCTAAGCCcactttcattttttaaaaatctttcctGAATCAATTATCGCAATCGGTCATCGAAACACAAGATAACCATCGGTTCTAGTAACTAACCAAAAGAATGATATTACACCATTCTACACATTACTATTAACTGGCACAGCTTCAGAATAGCATAGGCGATTCCCAAACGGTATCATTGATCTGATATTCAAAATCATGAAAAGAACTTGCAATATTTTAAAATGGTAATGTAGAAATGTAAAGGAAAAGAAATTGCATGCTGTTTTAAGTCCAAAAGATAGGTAGAGATAATGCTATCGGTTTACCTTTCGCTGCTATTGATTTTGACCACAACTGGTTCAGAACAGTATGGGCAGTTCCCGAACAGAACACCAAATGACCTGCAAATACATGGATTGAATGCATGAATGTATTAAAACAAGCACAAGCTCATGCATGTCTGAAGATATGTCAACATACTGCCTTGTTGTCGTAATGGTACGCAACCAGTCTCCAAGGCACACGCTATGGAAAGCTCTACTGCAGTTGGGGTTATCGCATGTATAGTCAGGTCTGCTTCCGCTCAAGGCTCCAAGCTCATCGTCTTCATTGGCAATGAAAATCCATTGATCAATGGTGACTGAATTATATCAGGAGAGGATTATATGATCCATAACCCGGGATATGCTGAGGATCCTCAGCTTTTCAGTTTGTAGAAGTACgacccatgattcagtgatccaagcagttgatatgatgggccctatCATGCTGGATCATGTCCCAAAATTCCCATTTCTCAGTTGAATATGGATCGTTGCTTTGGGGCATGAGCCATCAACTTTGAGGCCCATCAGATCTACATTCTGAATACCGAATGATTCCACCTGTACAAACTGAGACCCGAGGATACCACACATATCCCCAGGTCAATGATCATATAATTTCTCAAATCAAAATAGCAGAAGGCCATTAACCTTACCAACTGGAAGGTAGTAAGCATAACAAATTCCACAATCAACTTGCTGATCGTCCTTGCAGACATTTGGAGGCCCAGGTATTGCACTTTCCAATACACTTGCAAGATTTTCAGGAAATGGTTTGTCGCTCATCCtacccaaaagaagaagaagaagattctaCAAACATTCACATTGGAGACAGCTATCATGTGATCTAAATGGGAAAGGCTAGATCTAAACGTACATAGATGAACAGATAGGAAACCATAGACATATATAGCAAAGACCAAACAAAACTGCTTCTCAAAAAGCTACAGAAAGAAATGCTATAATGGAGGAAATTGAACTGTTAGAAAAGCATGTGACCATAGAGAAAAGAACCAAAGTAAATCCAATACGGAAGAAA harbors:
- the LOC131218820 gene encoding uncharacterized protein LOC131218820 isoform X6; its protein translation is MEIALPQNYPKCSPSVAADIPYVCELQWSAHSRLKDVVRQFSEHLENLQEFWSTLDDIDRALWVVDPRQSSHASSFRQICLGNDCYLLLYINPCNSRSLPDFARCRFLGPDLITDSMIKKWRRNSKRWMSDKPFPENLASVLESAIPGPPNVCKDDQQVDCGICYAYYLPVDDELGALSGSRPDYTCDNPNCSRAFHSVCLGDWLRTITTTRQSFGVLFGNCPYCSEPVVVKINSSERSMIPFGNRLCYSEAVPVNSNV